TGCGCGAGCGACTGCTCATGGCCCTCGACGGCCGCGGAGGGCACGGTGGAGACGATGACGTCCGCCTTCTGCGCCGCAGCGGCCAGGTCGGAATCGAAACCGGTGAAGCGGAACGTCACGCCGAGGGGTTCGAGCAGCGGCGCCAGTTCCCGGCTGCGGTCGGAGCGGTTGACCACCGTGATGTCGGTGATCCCGGTATGCGCCAGTGCCCACAAGGCGGGGCGTGCCGTGCCACCGCCGCCGATGACCACGGCGCGGCGGGCCTCGGTGATCCGCTCACCGAGCAGCTCGCCCAGCGCGCCGGCGATCCCGTCGCAGTCGGTGTTGTCGGCCCGCCATCCGGCCTCGGTGCGCACGAGGGTGTTGGCCGAGCCGATCTGCCGCGCACGGTCGGTGACCTCGTCGGCGAACTCCAGGGCGGCGAACTTGGCGGGCATGGTCACCGAGAAACCGACGTACTCCTCCCCTGCCTCCCCGACGACGGTGGGCAGCTCCTCGGCGGTGCACTCGATGCGCGAGTACTCCCAGTCATTCATACCCAGCGCCTCATAACCCGCGTTGTGCAGGATGGGCGAGCGGGAATGCCCGATCGGGGAACCGAGCACCGCCGCGCGGTGGCGGATGTCGGGGATTTCCAGGGGGTGGCTCATCGGTTGGTGTCCAGGACCCCGGACTCGAGCGCCTGGTTCACGTCGGCCAGGTGCTCCTCGAAGGTGTCGTTGAAGACCGTGGTGCCGTCGCGGTCGACGGTGACGAAGAACAGCCAGTTACCCTCGGCAGGGTTCTCCATCGCCTCGATCGCCTCGATCGACGCCGCCGCGATCGGGGTCTCCGGCAGTCCGTCCATGGCGTAGGTGTTCCACGGGGTGACCTGGGCGCGGTCCTCGTCGGTGGTGGCGATCTCGACGTCGGTGAGTCCGTAGTTGACGGTGGAGTCGAACTCCAGACGCATCGGCTCATCCAGACGGTTGAGGATCACCCGGGCGACCTTGTCGAAGTCGCCCGCCGGCGCCTCACGCTCGACCAGGGACGCCGCGGTGAGCAGCTCGTAGGGGGTCAGCCCCAGGGCACGGGCCCGGTCGACGATGCCGGTGTCCTCGTACTGCTTCGCGGAACGGGTGACCAGGTCGGTGATGATCTCCTCGGCGTCCAGCTCCGGGTTGACCACATACCGGCCGGGGACGATGAGGCCCTCGAGTCGCTTGGGGTCTTCACCGCGCGCCGCGACGGCCTCGAGAGCCCACTCCGGCACACCGAGGGCGGCCGGATCTGCGGTGGCCCCGACTCGCTGCAGGTCCTGTGTGCTGATGCAGTTGGAGGATCCCTCGGTGCAGGTGACCTGCGAGATCTGGGTGTAGACGCCGGGGCGGTTGGCGCCGCCGACGACCTGGACGTCCAGAAGGGTGGAACCACCGTGAATGTCCAGCAGTTCGACCAGGTTGCCCGGATCCAGCAGTGCCTGGACCGCGGCCGCGGCGCTCATCTCACTCTGCAGACGGTAGAAGCCCGGCTGGATGTTGGCTGCGTTGGGGTTGTTCGCTGCGGCGGTCTGGAAGGCCGCGTCAGTCATCACCACGCCGCGCTCCTCCAGCTCCGGGCCGAGCTGCGACACCGAGGATCCCTCGGGCACCTCGACGAGCTGGTAGACGCCGTTGCCACTGCCCTGGTAATCACGCGCGTTGACCGTGGGGTCCTCCCCGGAGATCTGGACGCCAATGTAGATGACCGCACCGATGATGAGGATCAGCGAGGCGATGAGGACCGCGAGTC
This sequence is a window from Corynebacterium comes. Protein-coding genes within it:
- a CDS encoding shikimate dehydrogenase, producing the protein MSHPLEIPDIRHRAAVLGSPIGHSRSPILHNAGYEALGMNDWEYSRIECTAEELPTVVGEAGEEYVGFSVTMPAKFAALEFADEVTDRARQIGSANTLVRTEAGWRADNTDCDGIAGALGELLGERITEARRAVVIGGGGTARPALWALAHTGITDITVVNRSDRSRELAPLLEPLGVTFRFTGFDSDLAAAAQKADVIVSTVPSAAVEGHEQSLAHAPILDVIYEPWPTPLTVAAAANGYLTVGGHVMLAHQAYGQFEQFTGRPAPREVMRRALEASLG
- the mltG gene encoding endolytic transglycosylase MltG, with amino-acid sequence MRTQSQRSSRRMEPQFVKRRQRGLAVLIASLILIIGAVIYIGVQISGEDPTVNARDYQGSGNGVYQLVEVPEGSSVSQLGPELEERGVVMTDAAFQTAAANNPNAANIQPGFYRLQSEMSAAAAVQALLDPGNLVELLDIHGGSTLLDVQVVGGANRPGVYTQISQVTCTEGSSNCISTQDLQRVGATADPAALGVPEWALEAVAARGEDPKRLEGLIVPGRYVVNPELDAEEIITDLVTRSAKQYEDTGIVDRARALGLTPYELLTAASLVEREAPAGDFDKVARVILNRLDEPMRLEFDSTVNYGLTDVEIATTDEDRAQVTPWNTYAMDGLPETPIAAASIEAIEAMENPAEGNWLFFVTVDRDGTTVFNDTFEEHLADVNQALESGVLDTNR